Proteins encoded by one window of Bacillus sp. DTU_2020_1000418_1_SI_GHA_SEK_038:
- the rlmD gene encoding 23S rRNA (uracil(1939)-C(5))-methyltransferase RlmD has protein sequence MKQEQTAKLKLNQTFPLTIKRLGINGEGVGYFKKQVVFVPGALPGEEVVVEATKVNPKFAEAKIKKIRKKSEHRIQPPCPIYEQCGGCQLQHLQYSQQLKEKRDIVIQALERHTKLNPDQLEIKDTIGMEDPWNYRNKSQFQVGLKDGKVLAGLYGMNSHRLINIDQCAVQHPQTNKATVTVKKILQELKIPIYNERTRKGLVRTIVSRVGIQTGELQIVLITTKKELPKKDIIIQEIKKRLPEVKSIIQNVNGQKTSLIFGEETVNLEGNDFIQETLGDLSFELSARTFFQLNPEQTVKLYNEVKKAAGLTGREKVVDAYCGVGTIGLWVADQAAEIRGMDIIPESIEDAKKNAARHGIKHAKYVTGKAEVLLPKWVKDGWRPDVIIVDPPRTGLDEQLLKTILKVKPKKVVYVSCNPSTLAKDIDVLSSSYNVEMIQPVDMFPQTAHVEAVAKIVLTV, from the coding sequence ATGAAACAAGAACAAACAGCAAAACTCAAACTGAATCAAACTTTTCCGCTAACAATCAAGCGGCTTGGAATTAATGGCGAAGGGGTCGGCTATTTCAAAAAGCAGGTTGTCTTTGTGCCGGGAGCCCTGCCTGGGGAAGAGGTTGTTGTAGAAGCCACAAAGGTGAATCCTAAATTTGCAGAGGCAAAAATTAAGAAAATCCGTAAAAAATCAGAGCATCGCATCCAGCCGCCATGTCCGATTTATGAACAGTGCGGAGGCTGCCAGCTTCAGCATTTGCAATATAGCCAGCAGTTGAAGGAAAAACGGGATATTGTCATTCAGGCATTGGAAAGACATACGAAGCTGAACCCAGACCAACTCGAAATTAAAGACACAATCGGAATGGAAGACCCGTGGAATTACAGAAATAAGAGTCAGTTTCAAGTTGGACTAAAAGACGGAAAAGTACTAGCAGGCCTATACGGAATGAACTCCCACCGCCTTATCAACATTGACCAATGTGCCGTCCAGCATCCGCAAACAAACAAAGCAACCGTAACTGTCAAAAAGATTCTGCAAGAACTGAAAATCCCTATATATAATGAAAGAACAAGAAAAGGGCTAGTCCGAACCATTGTCTCAAGAGTCGGCATTCAAACAGGCGAACTGCAAATCGTCTTAATCACAACGAAAAAAGAGCTGCCGAAAAAAGACATTATTATCCAAGAAATTAAAAAGCGGCTGCCAGAAGTAAAATCCATCATCCAAAATGTGAACGGTCAAAAAACATCCTTAATATTTGGAGAAGAAACCGTCAATTTGGAGGGAAATGACTTTATCCAAGAAACACTTGGCGATCTCTCTTTCGAATTGTCAGCTCGGACATTTTTCCAGCTTAACCCTGAACAAACGGTCAAGCTTTATAATGAAGTGAAAAAAGCAGCAGGATTAACAGGGAGAGAAAAAGTGGTCGACGCCTATTGCGGAGTCGGAACAATCGGTTTATGGGTAGCGGATCAAGCAGCTGAAATTCGCGGAATGGACATCATCCCAGAATCCATCGAAGACGCCAAGAAAAACGCCGCCCGTCACGGGATTAAGCATGCCAAATACGTTACTGGAAAAGCCGAAGTCTTGCTGCCGAAATGGGTGAAAGACGGATGGAGACCAGATGTAATTATTGTGGATCCACCTCGAACCGGGCTTGATGAACAGCTGTTAAAAACAATTTTAAAAGTGAAGCCGAAGAAGGTTGTGTATGTGTCTTGTAATCCATCAACATTGGCGAAGGATATTGATGTATTGAGTTCTAGCTACAATGTTGAGATGATTCAGCCGGTGGATATGTTTCCGCAGACGGCGCATGTGGAAGCAGTGGCGAAGATCGTTCTTACAGTGTAA
- a CDS encoding DUF1761 domain-containing protein — protein sequence MFIDFGSLQYLPIIVGGIVYMVYGGIYYSVVLSNKNKNQEILENQSAGPFKYIYSIILAFISSFIVGVLIQSVGSDHLLEGVGIGFILGLIISLVYLKNTLFGLLSRKSFLVAIGDHLIIFTLLGMVHGLFM from the coding sequence ATGTTCATTGATTTTGGAAGTCTTCAGTATTTACCCATAATAGTGGGAGGCATTGTTTATATGGTATACGGTGGAATCTATTACTCTGTCGTATTATCAAATAAAAACAAGAATCAAGAAATTCTTGAAAATCAAAGTGCCGGTCCATTTAAATATATCTACTCTATCATCCTGGCATTTATTAGTTCATTCATAGTAGGTGTGCTTATTCAATCAGTAGGATCCGATCATCTTCTCGAAGGAGTAGGAATTGGTTTCATCTTAGGGTTAATCATTTCATTGGTTTATTTGAAAAATACGTTATTTGGGCTATTATCCAGGAAGTCATTTCTAGTTGCGATAGGAGACCATTTAATCATATTCACACTGCTTGGAATGGTTCACGGACTGTTCATGTAA
- a CDS encoding dipeptide epimerase produces MKITAIHLHAIHFPLHVPFVVSYHSYNDMPSVIVKIETDEGIVGYGEGVPDEHVTGESLQGVYEILKNTLAPVLLGQNPMEIEKIHDIMNKSIYGAPAAKAAIDIACFDIMGKKMQQPVYQLIGGRYHNEFPITHVLSIAEPELMASEAAAMLDQGYRSFKMKVGTDIRKDVERIQAVREKVGEEIAIRVDVNQGWRNSANTLVALNQLRDCNLDWVEQPVVADDIDGMVEINAKTTVPLMIDEGLKGQREMLEIIQKRAAHKVNIKLMKCGGIYPAVKLAHQAELAGIECQIGSMVESSVGSAAGFHVAFSKKVITSVELTGPLKFSKDIGNLHYDVPFIRLTEKAGLGVDINEEVLNELTVRQEVVR; encoded by the coding sequence ATGAAAATTACTGCTATCCATCTTCACGCAATTCATTTCCCGCTTCATGTACCATTTGTCGTCAGCTATCATTCTTACAATGATATGCCTTCTGTTATTGTTAAGATTGAAACAGATGAAGGGATTGTCGGATATGGGGAAGGAGTTCCTGATGAGCATGTAACAGGAGAATCCTTGCAGGGGGTTTATGAAATCCTTAAGAATACATTAGCTCCAGTTCTTCTTGGTCAAAATCCAATGGAAATCGAGAAAATTCACGACATTATGAATAAATCAATTTATGGGGCACCAGCAGCTAAAGCTGCTATTGATATTGCCTGCTTTGATATTATGGGGAAGAAAATGCAGCAGCCGGTTTATCAGCTAATCGGCGGACGTTATCATAATGAGTTCCCGATTACACATGTTTTAAGTATTGCAGAACCTGAGCTGATGGCTTCAGAAGCAGCAGCAATGCTAGATCAAGGATATCGTTCTTTTAAAATGAAGGTGGGAACTGATATTAGAAAGGATGTCGAGCGCATCCAAGCTGTTCGTGAAAAGGTTGGGGAAGAAATTGCGATTCGGGTTGATGTGAATCAAGGCTGGAGAAATAGTGCCAACACTCTTGTCGCATTAAATCAATTGCGTGATTGCAATTTAGATTGGGTAGAACAGCCGGTTGTGGCTGATGATATAGATGGAATGGTTGAAATAAATGCGAAAACAACAGTTCCTCTCATGATTGATGAAGGCTTAAAAGGACAGCGCGAAATGCTTGAGATCATCCAAAAGCGTGCAGCCCATAAAGTAAATATTAAATTGATGAAATGCGGCGGCATTTATCCTGCGGTCAAGCTTGCACATCAAGCAGAACTTGCTGGAATCGAGTGTCAAATTGGATCGATGGTCGAATCCTCAGTTGGGTCAGCAGCTGGCTTCCATGTTGCTTTTTCCAAAAAAGTGATTACTAGTGTTGAGCTTACAGGACCATTGAAATTTTCAAAGGATATCGGCAATCTGCATTATGATGTACCATTTATCCGCTTAACGGAAAAAGCTGGATTAGGTGTGGATATTAATGAGGAAGTATTAAATGAATTAACCGTCAGACAGGAAGTAGTTCGCTAA
- a CDS encoding fumarate hydratase, with the protein MNIEKFQESMYQLIVETSTRLPKDVRRAIQAAKENESAGTRSAMSLATITNNIKMADDNVSPICQDTGLPTFKIKTPVGANQLEMKEAIRNAIVQATKDGKLRPNSVDSLTGDNSGDNLGAGVPVIKFDQWENDYIDARLILKGGGCENKNIQYSLPCELEGLGRAGRDLDGIRKCIMHSVYQAQGQGCSAGFIGVGIGGDRSSGYDLAKEQLFRSNDDVNPNEDLRKVEEYVMENANKLGIGTMGFGGETTLLGCKIGVMNRIPASFFVSVAYNCWAFRRLGVAVNAETGEINEWMYQGGENIDFAATEAEKETAAAAETKAEVITLQAPITEEQIRSLKVGDVVQINGRMYTGRDAIHHHLMSHDAPVDLNGQVIYHCGPVMLKDTEGKWHVKAAGPTTSIREEPYQGDIMKKFGIRAVIGKGGMGPKTLAALQEHGGVYLNAIGGAAQYYADCIKDVEGVDLMEFGIPEAMWHLRVEGFTAVVTMDSHGNSLHADVDKSSLEKLAQFKERVF; encoded by the coding sequence ATGAATATCGAAAAGTTTCAAGAGAGTATGTATCAGCTGATTGTTGAAACATCAACAAGGCTTCCAAAAGACGTACGCCGTGCAATTCAGGCTGCGAAGGAAAACGAAAGTGCTGGAACTAGATCAGCCATGAGTTTAGCGACAATCACAAATAATATAAAAATGGCCGATGATAATGTTTCACCGATCTGTCAAGATACAGGTCTTCCAACCTTCAAAATCAAGACGCCTGTTGGGGCAAACCAGCTTGAAATGAAAGAAGCAATCAGAAATGCGATTGTACAAGCTACGAAGGATGGAAAGCTTCGCCCAAATTCAGTTGACTCGCTTACTGGGGATAATAGCGGGGACAATCTTGGAGCAGGCGTGCCAGTTATTAAATTTGATCAATGGGAAAATGACTATATTGATGCTCGCCTTATTTTAAAAGGGGGCGGCTGTGAAAATAAGAACATTCAATATAGCTTACCTTGTGAGCTTGAAGGACTTGGTCGTGCAGGCCGAGACCTGGATGGCATTCGTAAATGTATTATGCACTCTGTATACCAAGCACAAGGACAAGGCTGCAGCGCAGGCTTTATCGGCGTTGGTATTGGAGGGGACCGTTCTTCAGGCTATGACCTTGCTAAGGAACAGTTATTCCGATCAAACGATGATGTAAATCCGAATGAAGATCTTCGCAAGGTTGAAGAATATGTAATGGAAAATGCCAACAAGCTTGGAATCGGTACAATGGGATTTGGCGGGGAAACAACCCTTTTAGGCTGTAAAATTGGAGTAATGAACCGTATTCCTGCGAGCTTCTTCGTATCTGTAGCTTATAACTGTTGGGCATTCCGCCGTTTAGGTGTTGCTGTAAATGCTGAAACAGGTGAAATCAACGAATGGATGTACCAAGGAGGCGAAAACATCGATTTCGCTGCAACTGAGGCTGAAAAAGAAACAGCGGCAGCTGCAGAGACAAAAGCTGAAGTGATTACTTTACAAGCTCCAATTACAGAAGAACAAATTCGCAGCTTAAAAGTTGGAGACGTAGTTCAAATTAACGGCAGAATGTACACAGGCCGTGACGCGATTCATCATCACTTAATGTCACACGATGCACCAGTTGATTTAAATGGCCAAGTTATTTACCACTGTGGTCCTGTCATGCTGAAGGATACTGAAGGCAAATGGCATGTGAAGGCTGCTGGACCAACTACAAGTATTCGTGAGGAGCCTTACCAAGGAGACATTATGAAAAAATTTGGCATCCGCGCGGTTATCGGAAAAGGCGGAATGGGTCCGAAAACATTAGCAGCCCTTCAAGAGCATGGCGGTGTGTACTTAAACGCAATCGGCGGTGCGGCTCAGTACTATGCGGATTGTATTAAGGATGTTGAAGGCGTTGATTTGATGGAATTTGGTATTCCAGAAGCAATGTGGCATCTAAGGGTAGAAGGCTTTACTGCAGTAGTAACGATGGATTCACACGGAAACAGCTTGCATGCTGATGTAGATAAATCTTCTTTAGAAAAATTAGCTCAATTTAAAGAGCGTGTATTTTAA
- the nhaC gene encoding Na+/H+ antiporter NhaC, whose product MQKREMTFGLAIIPLVVMIAVMAVAVIVLEQGPHIPLIVGTSVAAIVAWRAGYKWNDIEEAMYKGIRLALPAVVIIMLVGLTIGAWIGGGIVATMIYYGLKIITPSLFLVAICVICCIVSLAIGSSWSTMGTIGVAGMGIGLSMGIPAPMIAGAIISGAYFGDKMSPLSDTTNLAAGLTDTDLFVHIKHMFYTTVPGIIIALTAYAIIGRKFANGAMDSQSIEQTIQVLQDSFVISPFLLIVPVLVIVLVAKKVPAIPALIIGILLGFLAQIFVQGGNVADAVAALQSGFVIDTGNEMVDNLFNRGGLDSMMYTVSMTIVAMTFGGILENTGMLEAIVKQILKLAKSAKSLVASTVVSCFATNASCSEQYISIVIPSRMFAKAYRDKGLHSKNLSRALEDGGTLTSVFIPWNTCGVFILGTLGVHTFEYAPYAILNFVVPILSIIFAFTGFSIVKLTDKEKLELQKKDELVMKG is encoded by the coding sequence ATGCAAAAAAGGGAGATGACTTTTGGCCTTGCCATTATACCGCTAGTGGTGATGATTGCGGTTATGGCAGTAGCTGTTATTGTACTTGAACAGGGACCGCATATTCCATTAATTGTTGGAACTTCTGTTGCAGCAATCGTAGCATGGCGCGCAGGTTATAAATGGAATGATATTGAAGAGGCGATGTACAAGGGGATTCGCCTCGCGCTTCCGGCAGTCGTAATCATTATGCTTGTGGGTCTGACAATTGGGGCTTGGATTGGCGGCGGAATAGTTGCGACAATGATTTATTACGGTTTAAAGATTATTACGCCATCATTATTTCTTGTAGCTATCTGTGTGATTTGTTGTATCGTTTCACTGGCAATAGGAAGCTCCTGGTCAACCATGGGTACCATTGGAGTCGCGGGAATGGGAATTGGATTAAGTATGGGAATTCCTGCTCCAATGATTGCGGGTGCGATCATTTCTGGTGCTTATTTTGGCGATAAAATGTCACCGCTTTCAGACACGACTAACTTAGCAGCAGGTTTGACGGATACTGATTTATTTGTTCACATTAAACATATGTTTTACACAACTGTCCCTGGTATTATAATTGCATTAACAGCCTATGCGATTATAGGAAGAAAATTTGCAAATGGTGCAATGGATTCACAAAGTATTGAACAAACTATCCAGGTTCTGCAGGACAGCTTTGTCATTTCTCCATTCCTATTAATAGTTCCTGTTCTGGTTATTGTGCTTGTAGCTAAAAAAGTCCCGGCGATACCTGCATTAATAATTGGTATTTTACTAGGATTCTTGGCGCAGATTTTCGTACAAGGCGGAAATGTTGCCGATGCGGTTGCTGCCTTACAAAGCGGATTTGTGATTGACACTGGCAATGAAATGGTAGACAACCTTTTTAACCGCGGTGGTTTGGATTCCATGATGTACACAGTTTCCATGACGATCGTAGCCATGACATTTGGGGGAATCTTAGAAAATACGGGCATGCTTGAAGCAATTGTAAAGCAAATTTTGAAACTAGCTAAGTCAGCAAAGAGCTTAGTAGCGTCAACTGTTGTATCTTGCTTTGCTACAAATGCGTCTTGTTCGGAGCAGTATATTTCAATCGTTATTCCATCACGTATGTTTGCAAAAGCCTACCGGGATAAGGGACTTCATTCGAAAAACCTTTCACGTGCCCTTGAAGACGGCGGAACGCTAACTTCCGTGTTTATTCCATGGAATACTTGTGGGGTTTTCATTCTTGGAACGCTAGGTGTTCATACATTTGAATATGCTCCATACGCAATATTGAACTTTGTTGTGCCAATTCTTTCGATCATCTTTGCATTTACAGGCTTCTCTATTGTAAAACTAACTGATAAAGAAAAGCTTGAGCTTCAGAAAAAAGATGAGCTAGTAATGAAGGGGTAA
- a CDS encoding HTH domain-containing protein: MQTKIAVIGSAEFFERIQAVSNQVSNIELEGYIYQQPQEAEHLIKQIKPCDVVFLSGTLPYLFSKKHHDQLPIPVLYLAQDEMTIASTLLAALYHKNIALNRISMDLFDASIVSNVLDAVDIKTSPLHVRDYENILQQEPYNFDQLVSFHHLLWMQGEIDLAITSVHAVYDQLILQGVPAIRMADPKTALIRGLQDAKAKAEYVKSQASQVAVGYISVDLPNELQRKYLDAFAHEIYATVQQINDSQYILYSTRGDIESMKPDDLNGLFSKTLKSAVGFGYGATMKEAEKNAMIALGFAEKNESEHCCYILTEKKELQGPFPQMNKGQKLVNDHPDLYLIAQNAKLSPANLSKIIEFSKVSHHFTSADLADFLQVTRRTAERMIKKLSDHGYIQIAGEEMTYQQGRPRSLYKLNIPIYF, translated from the coding sequence ATGCAAACAAAAATAGCGGTCATCGGTTCAGCTGAATTTTTCGAACGGATTCAAGCTGTTTCGAATCAAGTCTCAAATATTGAATTAGAAGGCTATATTTATCAACAGCCACAGGAAGCAGAGCATTTAATAAAGCAAATTAAGCCTTGTGATGTAGTCTTCCTATCAGGGACATTGCCATACCTATTTTCAAAAAAACATCATGATCAATTACCAATCCCTGTCCTCTATTTGGCACAGGACGAAATGACGATTGCCTCTACCCTGCTTGCCGCATTATATCATAAAAATATTGCATTGAATCGCATTTCAATGGATTTATTTGATGCTTCCATTGTTTCAAATGTCCTTGATGCGGTTGATATTAAGACAAGCCCCTTGCATGTTAGAGACTATGAGAATATTTTACAACAAGAACCATATAATTTCGATCAGCTTGTTTCCTTTCATCACTTATTATGGATGCAAGGCGAAATCGACTTAGCGATTACAAGCGTACACGCCGTTTATGATCAATTAATCCTTCAAGGCGTTCCCGCCATTCGGATGGCTGATCCTAAGACTGCCTTGATTCGCGGTCTGCAAGATGCGAAGGCAAAAGCTGAATATGTGAAAAGCCAAGCCTCCCAAGTGGCTGTCGGCTATATTTCAGTTGATTTACCTAATGAACTACAAAGGAAATATCTTGATGCTTTTGCACATGAGATCTATGCTACTGTTCAACAAATAAATGATTCCCAGTATATTTTATACAGCACCCGAGGGGACATTGAGTCTATGAAGCCAGATGACCTCAATGGATTATTTTCAAAAACTCTGAAAAGTGCCGTTGGCTTTGGCTATGGTGCCACCATGAAAGAAGCTGAAAAAAACGCCATGATTGCATTAGGCTTTGCTGAGAAAAATGAGAGTGAACACTGCTGCTATATTTTAACGGAGAAAAAGGAACTGCAAGGACCTTTTCCACAAATGAATAAAGGGCAAAAACTCGTAAATGATCACCCTGATTTATATCTGATCGCACAAAATGCAAAATTAAGTCCTGCTAATCTTTCGAAAATCATTGAATTTTCTAAGGTCAGTCATCATTTTACTTCAGCTGATCTGGCAGATTTTCTTCAAGTCACAAGACGTACAGCGGAAAGAATGATAAAAAAGCTTTCTGATCATGGATACATTCAGATCGCCGGCGAGGAAATGACCTATCAGCAGGGTCGTCCGCGCTCCTTATATAAACTGAATATCCCGATTTATTTTTAA
- a CDS encoding DNA-3-methyladenine glycosylase, translating to METIQIKGPYNFDLVLDRLSIDPLNQVDIANRSVKVPLLIEGEPLVARVTAVGTTLKPEFIIEGTEGKYKEKADKRLAEIFQWHVPLEMISDHFKNTDLKEIFEKHHGTPIVLDFSPYNCLLKCIIHQQLNMSFAHTLTERFVKTFGFEKEGVWFYPLPEKVADLTVEDLRELQFSGRKAEYVIGIAKEVIAGNLNFDELKTQSDEDVFKQLIKLRGVGPWTVQNFLMFGLGRPNLFPVADIGIQNALKKLYQLEAKPALEEMESYSKGWEPYLSYASLYLWRSIE from the coding sequence TTGGAAACAATACAAATAAAAGGCCCTTACAATTTTGATCTTGTACTGGACAGGCTTTCCATCGACCCGCTTAATCAAGTGGATATAGCCAATCGATCGGTAAAAGTGCCGCTGCTGATAGAAGGCGAACCGCTAGTTGCAAGAGTAACAGCAGTGGGAACAACCTTAAAACCAGAATTTATCATTGAGGGGACAGAGGGAAAGTATAAGGAAAAAGCCGATAAAAGACTAGCGGAAATTTTTCAATGGCATGTGCCTCTTGAAATGATTAGCGATCATTTTAAGAACACGGATCTTAAAGAAATCTTTGAAAAGCATCATGGCACACCCATTGTTCTCGATTTTTCTCCCTATAACTGCTTGTTAAAATGCATTATCCATCAGCAGCTGAATATGTCCTTTGCCCATACGTTAACAGAGCGGTTTGTCAAAACATTTGGATTTGAAAAAGAGGGCGTTTGGTTCTACCCGCTGCCGGAAAAAGTGGCCGATCTTACTGTCGAGGATCTTCGTGAGCTTCAGTTCAGCGGACGCAAAGCTGAATATGTTATTGGAATTGCAAAGGAAGTAATTGCAGGTAATCTAAACTTTGATGAATTAAAAACGCAATCAGATGAGGATGTTTTTAAACAATTAATTAAACTGCGCGGAGTTGGTCCATGGACTGTTCAAAATTTCCTCATGTTTGGACTAGGCCGTCCGAATCTTTTTCCAGTGGCAGACATCGGCATCCAAAATGCATTAAAAAAATTATATCAATTAGAAGCAAAACCAGCTTTAGAAGAAATGGAATCTTACTCAAAAGGCTGGGAACCTTACTTAAGCTATGCTTCTCTTTATTTATGGAGAAGCATCGAATAA
- a CDS encoding SE1561 family protein gives MGSPIQDKNNQVVFLKQRLNMFLDVLDAIEPEEADIDDIDRLIEIIDDIESKCREFNNRDN, from the coding sequence TTGGGAAGTCCGATACAAGATAAAAATAACCAGGTGGTATTTTTAAAACAGCGATTAAATATGTTTCTTGATGTACTGGATGCTATTGAGCCAGAAGAGGCTGATATTGATGATATTGACCGTCTAATCGAAATCATTGACGACATTGAATCGAAATGCCGCGAGTTTAATAATCGTGATAACTAA
- a CDS encoding AraC family transcriptional regulator: MAEKEQQIQINRVLEYIDEHLNESLPLERLAKASTYSAYHFQRTFKAITGETPASYIKRLRLENAAHFLIYEHQIPITQIAYMCGFSSLSYFTYSFNEYFKTSPKKWREGAYLERFPREYQDSKKSKLLSNNMKEENHSNTYNEFKWLDLTKVKIIEMPVCATVNRQSVGPYTRGIPGVWEDIYHWSNSRDLLKQDTFLFGVPRNNPYITPPEKSRYDCRIAINEEHLSNIDDELTYHFKGGKYVVYEFDEPVMYSERSKLIECYSELYSFWLPKSGYRYLGNPIELVEIKPIEGSLSIQCKIKAICLAIEPK, translated from the coding sequence ATGGCAGAGAAAGAACAGCAAATACAAATCAATAGAGTTCTAGAATATATAGATGAACACCTAAATGAATCACTCCCCCTTGAAAGGTTGGCCAAAGCTTCAACTTATTCGGCTTATCATTTTCAGCGGACATTTAAAGCTATTACAGGTGAGACCCCTGCCAGTTATATCAAAAGACTAAGGCTTGAGAATGCTGCCCATTTTCTAATTTATGAGCATCAAATTCCAATTACTCAAATTGCATACATGTGCGGATTTTCGTCATTGTCTTACTTTACGTATTCATTTAATGAGTATTTTAAGACGAGTCCTAAGAAATGGCGTGAAGGCGCCTATCTGGAACGTTTTCCTAGGGAGTATCAGGATAGCAAGAAATCTAAACTTCTTAGCAATAATATGAAAGAAGAAAATCATAGCAACACATATAATGAGTTTAAATGGTTGGACTTGACCAAAGTAAAAATAATTGAAATGCCAGTTTGCGCAACTGTCAATAGACAAAGTGTCGGCCCTTATACACGCGGGATTCCTGGTGTTTGGGAGGACATTTATCATTGGTCAAATTCAAGAGATTTACTTAAACAAGATACATTTCTATTTGGCGTTCCCAGAAATAACCCATATATCACTCCACCTGAAAAAAGCCGATACGATTGCCGTATTGCAATAAATGAGGAGCATCTTTCAAATATAGATGATGAACTTACTTATCATTTTAAGGGTGGTAAATATGTCGTCTATGAATTTGATGAGCCTGTAATGTATAGTGAGCGAAGCAAATTAATAGAATGTTATTCAGAGTTATACAGCTTCTGGCTGCCGAAAAGTGGATACAGATATTTGGGAAATCCAATTGAATTGGTCGAAATCAAGCCAATAGAAGGATCGCTTTCAATCCAATGCAAAATTAAGGCGATTTGTTTAGCGATAGAACCGAAATAG
- the pdaA gene encoding delta-lactam-biosynthetic de-N-acetylase — MKLFKHLIILSVLLFAFSPTVNANYANSPIHWGFKKGSNEQPADAGKGLDDMLERLGAYYKGDTTKKEIYLTFDNGYENGYTEKVLDVLKKEKVPAAFFITGHYLKTAPDLVKRMANEGHIIGNHSWHHPDMTTISDGKIAKELEMVREGTEKLTGIKHMTYLRPPRGIFSERTIVVAKQHGYTHVFWSLAFKDWIVDQQKGWQYSYDNIMKQIHPGAILLLHTVSKDNADALEKAIVDLKKRGYTFKSLDDLMMSKGVEERMLY; from the coding sequence ATGAAACTTTTTAAACATCTGATCATCCTAAGTGTCTTATTATTTGCTTTTTCGCCAACTGTTAATGCCAACTACGCCAATTCTCCGATTCACTGGGGTTTTAAAAAAGGATCAAACGAACAGCCTGCCGATGCTGGCAAGGGATTAGATGATATGCTCGAAAGGCTGGGTGCTTACTATAAAGGGGATACAACTAAAAAAGAAATTTATTTAACTTTTGATAATGGCTATGAAAATGGCTATACGGAAAAAGTTTTAGATGTATTGAAGAAGGAAAAGGTTCCAGCAGCTTTTTTTATTACGGGGCATTATTTAAAAACTGCACCTGATCTAGTCAAACGAATGGCTAATGAAGGTCATATTATCGGCAACCACTCCTGGCATCATCCAGACATGACGACTATTAGTGATGGGAAAATTGCTAAGGAATTAGAAATGGTTCGTGAGGGAACGGAAAAGCTAACTGGGATTAAACATATGACGTACCTCCGTCCGCCTCGCGGAATTTTTAGCGAACGGACGATTGTAGTGGCTAAACAACATGGCTATACTCATGTTTTTTGGTCTTTAGCTTTTAAAGATTGGATTGTGGATCAGCAAAAAGGCTGGCAATATTCCTATGACAACATCATGAAACAAATTCATCCAGGAGCCATATTGTTGCTTCATACCGTTTCAAAGGACAATGCCGATGCATTGGAAAAAGCGATAGTGGATTTGAAAAAGAGGGGCTATACGTTTAAAAGCTTGGATGATTTGATGATGAGTAAGGGGGTTGAGGAGAGAATGCTTTACTGA
- a CDS encoding GNAT family N-acetyltransferase, with product MHIYEGTLIKDGGTIPFVVQPLTMADLGRILEVQEKVVSHLNGKTTLQPLTEEEFQYILEGNGMMIGAFVGGELIAFRALLVPVMDEEHLGLDIGLGESELPKVIYQEISNVLPDYRGNQLQKTLAGLIMKELSKNDHGYRYVCCTVAPFNIPSLKDKFSQGMMIAALKEKYGGSLRYIFVKDLGETIELDWSESLFIPMVDTAAQQSKLAEGWRGIRMEDRNRELWVEYKR from the coding sequence ATGCATATTTATGAAGGAACGCTAATTAAAGATGGCGGAACGATTCCCTTTGTTGTCCAGCCTTTAACGATGGCGGATTTAGGGAGAATTTTGGAAGTGCAGGAGAAAGTGGTTTCACATCTAAATGGAAAAACTACACTTCAGCCGCTAACTGAGGAAGAGTTTCAATATATTCTAGAAGGCAACGGAATGATGATTGGAGCATTTGTTGGTGGAGAGCTAATTGCTTTTCGTGCTTTATTGGTGCCTGTTATGGATGAAGAGCACTTAGGGTTAGATATTGGTCTTGGTGAATCTGAGCTGCCAAAAGTTATTTATCAGGAAATCTCAAATGTTCTACCTGATTATCGCGGAAATCAGCTGCAGAAAACGTTGGCTGGGTTGATTATGAAGGAATTATCAAAGAATGATCATGGCTATAGGTATGTTTGCTGTACCGTAGCCCCATTCAATATTCCAAGCTTAAAGGATAAATTCTCACAAGGCATGATGATCGCAGCATTGAAAGAGAAATATGGCGGCAGCTTACGTTATATTTTTGTGAAGGATTTAGGGGAAACTATTGAGCTTGATTGGAGCGAGAGCTTGTTTATTCCAATGGTGGATACAGCTGCACAGCAATCGAAGCTGGCTGAAGGCTGGAGAGGCATTCGGATGGAAGATCGGAATCGAGAACTGTGGGTGGAGTATAAACGTTAA